One Phycisphaera mikurensis NBRC 102666 DNA window includes the following coding sequences:
- a CDS encoding SMP-30/gluconolactonase/LRE family protein produces MLPTLRVLLLAIASAAAGPAAAEPAALPSLGAPEAVSEGHLGLEGPVAWPGESGRGAGVLFADVSAGKILFYDRDSGQTRVVDPASGGANGLALAGGELYRCEGKNRRVAATELAAGEDGTPRLGATRPAAVAVPGGRPFFTNDLIAAGNGLFFTDPVYGPRPGGGPAVEGVYAIPLPAASPPAEATLVVGDLVRPNGVAVDPAGVGLYVADEGARKIHRYTVVPAAGGAAPGLVGPSLFADVAAFGNPDGMTTDRAGRLYVALFETGRLLVLSPDGEPLAIADAGERTSNVCLGHDQRHAYVTAGGTLLRFGLDVDRPADEAPIRAGARPPAGG; encoded by the coding sequence ATGCTCCCAACGCTCCGCGTCCTCCTCCTCGCGATCGCCTCGGCCGCCGCGGGTCCGGCCGCCGCGGAGCCGGCCGCGCTCCCCTCGCTCGGGGCACCCGAAGCGGTCTCCGAGGGCCACCTCGGGCTGGAGGGCCCGGTGGCGTGGCCCGGCGAGAGCGGCCGGGGCGCCGGCGTTCTGTTCGCGGACGTCTCCGCCGGGAAGATCCTGTTCTACGACCGGGACAGCGGGCAGACGCGCGTCGTCGATCCCGCCAGCGGCGGGGCGAACGGGCTCGCCCTCGCCGGTGGCGAGCTGTACCGCTGCGAGGGGAAGAACCGCCGGGTGGCGGCCACCGAGCTCGCGGCGGGCGAGGACGGCACGCCGCGGCTGGGCGCGACGCGTCCGGCGGCCGTGGCGGTGCCCGGCGGCCGGCCGTTCTTCACCAACGACCTGATCGCGGCGGGCAACGGCCTGTTCTTCACGGATCCGGTCTACGGGCCGCGACCCGGGGGCGGGCCCGCGGTCGAGGGCGTCTACGCGATCCCGTTGCCCGCGGCGAGCCCGCCCGCGGAGGCGACGCTGGTCGTCGGCGACCTCGTCCGCCCCAACGGCGTCGCCGTGGACCCCGCGGGTGTCGGGCTCTACGTCGCCGACGAGGGGGCGCGAAAGATCCACCGCTACACCGTCGTCCCGGCCGCCGGCGGCGCGGCGCCCGGGCTCGTCGGCCCCTCGCTCTTCGCCGACGTCGCCGCCTTCGGCAACCCCGACGGCATGACCACCGACCGGGCGGGCCGGCTCTACGTCGCGCTGTTCGAGACCGGCCGGCTGCTGGTGCTCTCGCCCGACGGCGAGCCGCTCGCAATCGCGGACGCCGGGGAGCGGACCAGCAACGTCTGCCTGGGCCACGACCAGCGGCACGCCTACGTCACCGCCGGCGGGACGCTGCTCCGCTTCGGGCTCGACGTCGACCGCCCGGCG
- a CDS encoding PP2C family protein-serine/threonine phosphatase: MPPTSARAEAEPGGGSHLPVLRHGLASDAGRRRLCNEDAAVADARRGLFVACDGIGGQAAGEAASNLCCRAIGHRLSRRLRGRRSLDPRTLKQLLIETAVETSDQLHRLAAPLPALAGMGCTLVAALVDARSAYVLHAGDSRAYLLRERTLRPLTRDHTRTVPRRSVPGGGGGGPSYAAGGGEGERRLLLEYLGSTKTLAPDASIVPLEAGDRLLLCTDGLTDPVGDAKIEHLLGGRLDPGGAAASLVDAANAAGGPDNVTAVVIDYGGARPVVPADRVRGERTPIRQPDGLTGRFHAALLAVEAALEAHARDAAALAAAPPLSRLSAARRCLGESWYRGVIERDDPTVDRPAAAFHAARADPGGAWRRDHATRLEALAPMLELITGGSVRLSPLLPGDETAEVYRRLWHQWREVERRYFLAFAGDAADAPDAEVAAMLTRHMADAVRTMRELLVFLPQFLR; this comes from the coding sequence ATGCCCCCGACTTCCGCCCGAGCCGAGGCAGAACCCGGCGGCGGGAGCCACCTGCCGGTCCTGCGCCACGGGCTGGCCAGCGACGCGGGGCGGCGGCGGCTGTGCAACGAGGACGCGGCCGTGGCGGACGCCCGGCGCGGGCTGTTCGTCGCCTGCGACGGCATCGGCGGGCAGGCCGCCGGCGAAGCGGCCAGCAACCTGTGCTGCCGCGCGATCGGCCACCGGCTCAGCCGCCGGCTGCGGGGCCGCCGCAGCCTCGACCCGCGGACGCTCAAGCAGCTGCTCATCGAGACCGCCGTCGAGACCAGCGACCAGCTGCACCGGCTGGCCGCGCCCCTGCCGGCGCTCGCGGGCATGGGCTGCACCCTCGTCGCGGCGCTGGTCGACGCGCGATCCGCCTACGTGCTGCACGCGGGCGACTCGCGTGCCTACCTGCTGCGGGAGCGGACGCTGCGCCCGCTCACCCGCGATCACACCCGCACCGTCCCGCGGCGTAGCGTGCCCGGCGGCGGCGGCGGCGGCCCGTCGTACGCGGCGGGCGGGGGCGAGGGCGAGCGGCGGCTGCTGCTGGAATATCTCGGCAGCACGAAGACGCTGGCCCCGGACGCGTCGATCGTCCCGCTCGAGGCCGGCGACCGGCTGCTGCTGTGCACCGACGGGCTGACCGATCCCGTGGGCGACGCGAAGATCGAGCACTTGCTCGGCGGCCGGCTGGACCCCGGCGGCGCCGCGGCGTCGCTGGTGGACGCGGCCAACGCCGCCGGCGGGCCGGACAACGTGACCGCCGTCGTGATCGACTACGGCGGCGCCCGCCCCGTGGTGCCGGCGGACCGCGTGCGGGGCGAGCGGACGCCCATCCGCCAGCCGGATGGTCTCACCGGCCGCTTCCACGCGGCGCTGCTTGCTGTGGAGGCGGCGCTCGAAGCCCACGCGCGCGACGCCGCCGCCCTCGCCGCCGCCCCGCCGCTGAGCCGGCTCTCCGCGGCGCGGCGGTGCCTGGGCGAGAGCTGGTACCGCGGCGTGATCGAGCGGGACGACCCGACCGTCGATCGGCCCGCCGCGGCCTTCCACGCCGCCCGCGCCGATCCCGGCGGCGCTTGGCGGCGGGACCACGCCACGCGCCTCGAGGCGCTCGCCCCGATGCTGGAGCTGATCACCGGCGGCAGCGTCCGGCTCTCGCCGCTGCTGCCCGGCGACGAGACCGCCGAGGTCTACCGCCGCCTCTGGCACCAGTGGCGCGAGGTGGAGCGTCGCTACTTCCTCGCCTTCGCGGGCGACGCGGCGGACGCACCCGATGCGGAGGTCGCCGCGATGCTCACCCGGCACATGGCCGACGCGGTGCGGACCATGCGGGAGCTGCTGGTCTTCCTGCCGCAGTTCCTGCGGTGA
- a CDS encoding iron-sulfur cluster assembly protein, with amino-acid sequence MRIHDSGEAKLQRRMPAAAPAPEGAGLVEQIKARIQEVHDPEIPVNLYDLGLIYEIRPSAASRSCVIRMTLTSANCPEAQSLPVQVQQAAESVDGIDHAHVVLVWEPAWDKSMMSDEAQLHLGLL; translated from the coding sequence ATGCGCATCCACGATTCCGGCGAAGCGAAGCTCCAGCGCCGCATGCCGGCGGCCGCTCCGGCGCCGGAGGGCGCCGGCCTCGTCGAGCAGATCAAGGCGCGGATCCAGGAGGTCCACGACCCCGAGATCCCCGTGAACCTCTACGACCTCGGCCTCATCTACGAGATCCGGCCGAGTGCGGCTTCGCGTTCCTGCGTCATCCGCATGACGCTCACCAGCGCCAACTGCCCCGAGGCCCAGAGCCTGCCGGTGCAGGTGCAGCAGGCCGCCGAGTCGGTGGACGGCATCGACCACGCGCACGTCGTGCTCGTGTGGGAGCCCGCCTGGGACAAGAGCATGATGAGCGACGAGGCGCAGCTGCACCTCGGCCTGCTCTAG
- a CDS encoding beta-ketoacyl synthase N-terminal-like domain-containing protein, whose protein sequence is METQTDTAEIVISGRALACVLGADRDAAWASLIAGGAAGPAELTALEPHEGGPRTGYQAADLPGGARDDLPREAAYLRHALAAALADAGIGAGDVPADRIGVVMGTTLHGMRSAGVALRADDPAALRRFQGAAVLQAAVAGLPVRVEGLGVTGCAACSSGLSSLGLARDLLEDGSLDVVVAGGYDTVSEYAYGGFNALRLISGSGVRPFARDRRGMMLGEGYGVLVLERGPDAAARGHRAGFRLAGVGESSDAHHLTQPDPAGRGAARAIRAGLGAAGRAPAEVGLVCAHGTGTPGNEQGEAAAMEEAFGDALGGGGVRVVALKSRLGHTLGGAGAVELLLATHALEAQVLPTTANVVPADVESPAVARALVTGAAAPADPPLEAVGALSIGFGGANTFAVVERRDAADRERFGARTPAVRGNDADTDADTDADTDAAAGNGVVVTGLGVVLPGAVGNDAFRAALDAEPPAGGGFPTRVDPAAVERLVKVRRIRRMSAYVRLTLAATRLAVDDAGLAADDGVALRAAPGVTGGLLGTAHGSAGYSEEYHRDVIEHGLDTANAVLFAEGVPNAGAAHLSLYLGLTGPCQSVIGSSTAGLDALRFAAARLAAGRWRRAIVSVAEEATPYTAAAYAACGGDRPPLSEGAVTLVLERRDEAEARGAHAYATLEGVSGALALAASPAHPLPDGRALGAARTAARSRAGASAAHADPLRGRFGRLFSVAPLAAAAAGFLLARRETVTVSTVDVHGGAAAARFRCPGPGEASRR, encoded by the coding sequence GTGGAGACCCAGACCGACACCGCCGAGATCGTCATCAGCGGGCGGGCGCTCGCTTGCGTGCTGGGGGCGGACCGGGACGCCGCGTGGGCGTCGCTGATCGCCGGCGGAGCGGCCGGGCCGGCGGAGCTGACCGCGCTCGAACCGCACGAGGGCGGACCGCGGACCGGCTACCAGGCGGCGGACCTGCCCGGGGGCGCCCGCGACGACCTCCCGCGCGAGGCGGCGTACCTCCGGCACGCGCTCGCCGCCGCGCTGGCGGACGCGGGCATCGGCGCGGGCGACGTCCCGGCCGACCGCATCGGCGTGGTCATGGGGACGACGCTGCACGGGATGCGCTCCGCGGGCGTGGCGCTCCGCGCGGACGACCCCGCCGCGCTGCGACGCTTCCAGGGCGCCGCCGTGCTGCAGGCGGCGGTCGCGGGCCTGCCCGTCCGCGTCGAGGGCCTCGGCGTCACCGGCTGCGCGGCGTGCTCCTCGGGGCTCTCGAGCCTGGGCCTCGCCCGCGACCTGCTGGAGGACGGCAGCCTCGACGTCGTCGTCGCCGGCGGCTACGACACCGTCAGCGAGTACGCCTACGGCGGCTTCAACGCGCTGCGGCTGATCAGCGGCAGCGGCGTGCGTCCCTTTGCCCGCGACCGGCGGGGCATGATGCTCGGAGAGGGTTACGGCGTGCTGGTGCTGGAGCGCGGCCCGGACGCGGCGGCCCGCGGGCACCGCGCCGGCTTCCGCCTCGCCGGCGTGGGCGAGAGCAGCGACGCCCACCACCTCACCCAGCCCGACCCCGCCGGCCGCGGCGCCGCCCGGGCGATCCGCGCCGGGCTCGGGGCGGCGGGTCGGGCCCCCGCGGAGGTCGGCCTGGTCTGCGCCCACGGCACCGGCACGCCCGGCAACGAGCAGGGCGAGGCGGCGGCGATGGAGGAGGCGTTCGGCGACGCGCTCGGCGGCGGCGGCGTCCGCGTCGTCGCGCTCAAGAGCCGCTTGGGCCACACGCTCGGCGGGGCGGGCGCCGTCGAGCTGCTGCTCGCCACGCACGCCCTGGAGGCGCAGGTGCTCCCGACCACCGCGAACGTCGTCCCGGCCGACGTGGAGTCGCCGGCGGTCGCGCGGGCGTTGGTCACCGGCGCCGCCGCACCGGCCGATCCGCCGCTGGAAGCGGTCGGGGCGCTCTCGATCGGCTTCGGCGGTGCCAACACCTTCGCGGTCGTCGAGCGGCGGGACGCCGCGGACCGCGAGCGTTTCGGAGCCCGGACGCCGGCGGTCCGCGGCAACGACGCCGACACCGACGCCGACACCGACGCCGACACCGACGCCGCCGCCGGCAACGGCGTCGTCGTCACCGGTCTCGGCGTCGTGCTGCCCGGCGCCGTCGGCAACGACGCGTTCCGCGCCGCCCTGGATGCCGAGCCGCCGGCGGGCGGCGGCTTCCCCACACGGGTCGATCCCGCCGCCGTCGAGCGCCTCGTGAAGGTCCGACGCATCCGCCGGATGTCGGCGTACGTCCGCCTCACGCTCGCCGCCACCCGGCTCGCCGTCGACGACGCGGGCCTCGCCGCCGACGACGGGGTCGCCCTGCGTGCCGCGCCGGGCGTCACCGGCGGCCTGCTCGGCACCGCCCACGGCAGCGCCGGCTACAGCGAGGAGTACCACCGCGACGTGATCGAGCACGGCCTCGACACCGCCAACGCCGTGCTCTTCGCCGAGGGCGTGCCCAACGCCGGGGCCGCCCACCTGTCGCTGTACCTGGGCCTCACCGGCCCGTGCCAGAGCGTGATCGGCTCGTCCACCGCCGGCCTCGACGCGCTCCGCTTCGCCGCCGCCCGCCTTGCCGCGGGCCGCTGGCGGCGCGCGATCGTCAGCGTCGCCGAGGAGGCGACGCCCTACACCGCCGCCGCCTACGCCGCCTGCGGCGGCGACCGGCCGCCGCTCTCCGAGGGCGCGGTCACGCTCGTGCTCGAGCGTCGCGACGAGGCCGAGGCGCGCGGTGCTCACGCTTACGCCACCCTCGAAGGTGTGTCCGGTGCCCTCGCCCTCGCCGCCTCGCCCGCCCACCCGCTTCCGGATGGCCGCGCCCTGGGCGCCGCCCGCACCGCCGCCCGGTCCCGGGCCGGCGCCTCCGCCGCCCACGCCGACCCGCTCCGCGGCCGCTTCGGCCGCCTCTTCAGCGTGGCGCCCCTCGCCGCCGCCGCCGCCGGCTTCCTGCTCGCCCGCCGCGAGACCGTCACCGTCTCCACCGTCGACGTGCACGGCGGCGCCGCGGCGGCACGCTTCCGGTGCCCGGGCCCGGGCGAGGCAAGCCGCAGATAG
- a CDS encoding lysophospholipid acyltransferase family protein: MAAEPAAGDAGGAGVHGRAADACLRLLFGANAAFPGLLAAVERPLLLGSRVAFRGPLRGGVVANAPFLLGPDATRAARRRLADDVLRSFYRFIREVGAAGRAEPEALRAQVAAVRGREHHAAARASGGGIVFATAHLGSFEVGIAALRGLEPDVHVVFQRDPFAAFDAARARLHRRLGVHDAVVGGPDSLDVWTALRARLEAGAAVLCQADRVMPGQRGVRVPFLGGTAELPVGPVKLAAMAGAAIVPVFAVRTPGGVELRLHRPIRVAGGAAFPRPGAPGEAMLRLAAALAAEIGENPGQWLELSPRFEAAGGRADPAHRVPTLPPARPDR; the protein is encoded by the coding sequence ATGGCGGCTGAGCCGGCGGCGGGGGACGCGGGCGGAGCGGGCGTCCACGGCCGGGCCGCCGACGCGTGCCTCCGCCTGCTCTTCGGGGCGAACGCGGCCTTTCCCGGCCTGCTCGCCGCGGTGGAGCGGCCGCTGCTGCTGGGCAGCCGCGTCGCCTTCCGCGGGCCGCTGCGGGGCGGGGTGGTGGCCAACGCGCCCTTCCTGCTCGGGCCCGACGCGACGCGGGCGGCCCGCCGCCGCCTCGCCGACGACGTGCTCCGCAGCTTCTACCGCTTCATCCGCGAGGTGGGCGCGGCCGGCCGGGCGGAGCCCGAGGCGCTCCGGGCGCAGGTCGCCGCGGTCCGCGGGCGGGAGCACCACGCGGCGGCCCGCGCAAGCGGAGGCGGGATCGTCTTCGCGACCGCGCACCTGGGCTCCTTCGAGGTCGGCATCGCGGCACTCCGCGGCCTCGAGCCCGACGTCCACGTCGTCTTCCAGCGGGACCCCTTCGCGGCCTTCGACGCCGCCCGCGCCCGGCTTCACCGGCGGCTGGGCGTTCACGACGCGGTCGTCGGCGGGCCCGACTCGCTGGACGTCTGGACGGCGCTCCGCGCGCGGCTGGAAGCCGGCGCCGCGGTCCTGTGCCAGGCCGATCGGGTGATGCCCGGGCAGCGTGGCGTGCGCGTGCCCTTCCTCGGCGGCACCGCCGAGCTGCCCGTGGGCCCGGTGAAGCTCGCCGCGATGGCGGGGGCGGCCATCGTCCCGGTGTTCGCGGTGCGGACCCCCGGCGGCGTGGAGCTCCGGCTTCACCGGCCGATCCGCGTGGCCGGCGGCGCCGCCTTCCCGCGGCCCGGCGCCCCCGGCGAAGCGATGCTCCGGCTCGCCGCCGCCCTCGCCGCCGAGATCGGCGAGAACCCCGGGCAGTGGCTGGAGTTGTCGCCGCGCTTCGAGGCGGCGGGAGGGCGCGCAGACCCCGCCCACCGCGTTCCTACGCTGCCCCCCGCACGTCCCGACCGCTGA
- a CDS encoding outer membrane lipoprotein carrier protein LolA — protein MRTIALLLSLLLAAAPARAQKPEPAMAALLTRLDANRPDLADACMTAAFERRKVTPLLRKPLASSGVLTASGGALRWETLRPRPGTTVIAGGEMRIVYPDEKRVEVYDLSVAGGMGFGPASPLSELTERFEVVEAEPPAWAGADAADPLPPLIGLRLVPRDAAVAEQLRSIGLGIEEATGAVRLLETVDGDGSSTSYRFASPEVKPEPCVIEPPAPEGFEVVRPYGG, from the coding sequence ATGCGGACGATCGCCCTGCTCCTGTCGCTGCTCCTCGCCGCCGCTCCCGCCCGGGCCCAGAAGCCCGAGCCGGCGATGGCGGCGCTGCTCACGCGGCTCGACGCGAACCGCCCGGACCTCGCCGACGCCTGCATGACCGCCGCCTTCGAGCGTCGCAAGGTGACGCCGCTTCTGCGGAAGCCGCTGGCGTCCTCGGGTGTGCTCACCGCCTCCGGCGGCGCGCTCCGCTGGGAGACGCTCCGGCCGCGGCCCGGCACCACCGTCATCGCCGGCGGCGAGATGCGGATCGTCTACCCCGACGAGAAGCGGGTGGAGGTGTACGACCTGAGCGTGGCCGGCGGGATGGGCTTCGGGCCCGCGTCGCCGCTGTCGGAGCTCACCGAGCGGTTCGAGGTGGTGGAGGCCGAGCCGCCGGCCTGGGCGGGGGCCGACGCGGCGGATCCTCTGCCGCCTTTGATCGGCCTGCGGCTGGTGCCCCGCGACGCCGCCGTGGCCGAGCAGCTGCGATCGATCGGTCTGGGGATCGAGGAGGCGACCGGGGCGGTGCGGCTTCTGGAGACGGTGGACGGCGACGGCTCGTCGACGTCGTACCGCTTCGCCAGCCCCGAGGTGAAGCCCGAACCCTGCGTCATCGAGCCGCCGGCGCCCGAGGGCTTCGAGGTGGTGAGGCCCTATGGCGGCTGA
- a CDS encoding phosphopantetheine-binding protein yields MSAALSTRVKDLLRRDLRLGDDADIADDMPLIGGEFDLDSLDVVMLMGSIEKSFGVKLARDGSAERLFASVGTIVEHLGRLEAADPPVDAGGDPAAAAPAVDLAAVLDRLPHRPPFRFVTALRSVEPGVAATARWELTGDESFFVGHFPGNPIVPGVLVTEALAQAAGLVLAAEEAAGAPAGGGRLAAADVRFRSSVKPPATLELHATRGASAAGVTAFEVRAHSGGEVVAEGTLSLAIG; encoded by the coding sequence ATGAGCGCCGCCCTCTCGACCCGCGTGAAGGACCTCCTGCGCCGGGACCTGCGCCTCGGCGACGACGCGGACATCGCCGACGACATGCCGCTGATCGGCGGCGAGTTCGATCTCGATTCGCTCGACGTCGTGATGCTGATGGGCTCGATCGAGAAGAGCTTCGGCGTGAAGCTCGCCCGGGACGGCTCGGCGGAGCGGCTCTTCGCCAGCGTCGGCACGATCGTCGAGCACCTCGGGCGGCTCGAAGCCGCCGATCCGCCGGTCGACGCGGGGGGCGATCCCGCGGCGGCGGCCCCCGCGGTCGACCTCGCCGCCGTGCTCGACCGCCTGCCCCACCGGCCGCCGTTCCGCTTCGTCACCGCTCTGCGATCGGTGGAGCCCGGTGTCGCGGCGACCGCCCGCTGGGAGCTCACCGGCGACGAGTCCTTCTTCGTGGGCCACTTCCCGGGAAACCCAATCGTGCCCGGCGTGCTGGTCACCGAAGCGCTGGCGCAGGCGGCGGGCCTCGTGCTCGCCGCCGAGGAGGCGGCCGGGGCTCCCGCCGGCGGGGGCCGGCTCGCCGCGGCGGACGTCCGCTTCCGGTCGTCGGTGAAGCCGCCGGCAACCCTCGAGCTGCACGCGACGCGCGGCGCCTCGGCGGCCGGCGTCACGGCATTCGAGGTGCGGGCACACAGCGGCGGAGAGGTCGTCGCCGAGGGCACGCTGTCGCTGGCGATCGGCTAA
- a CDS encoding glycosyltransferase family 2 protein produces MPSIRPPLPPAPPLPPTGLPRRAAAPPAAFEPLVLVPAFNHAPALGAVLAGLPAGTPALVVDDGSTDATGAVVTAAATRRADLFRLRHADNRGKAAALHTGFAWAMGRGFTHAVTLDADGQHDPAAVPAMLAASAADRGSLVLGVRPGRLPGTPLRSAVGRSVSDRSVRLACGLRVSDSQTGMRVYPLAAVVRAGCTASRFGFETEVIVRCHRLGVRVVEVPVGGRYAVATGRVTHFRPVADSLRGLRLHARLVAERLRGAGRRAADTPAAT; encoded by the coding sequence ATGCCGTCGATCCGCCCGCCGCTCCCGCCCGCGCCGCCGCTGCCGCCCACGGGTCTCCCGCGGCGGGCGGCTGCGCCGCCGGCTGCGTTCGAGCCGCTGGTGCTGGTGCCGGCCTTCAACCACGCGCCGGCGCTGGGCGCGGTGCTGGCGGGCCTGCCGGCCGGCACGCCGGCGCTCGTGGTGGATGACGGCAGCACCGACGCCACCGGAGCCGTGGTGACGGCCGCGGCGACCCGGCGGGCCGACCTGTTCCGCCTCCGCCACGCCGACAACCGCGGGAAGGCGGCGGCGCTGCACACCGGCTTCGCCTGGGCGATGGGCCGAGGCTTCACGCATGCGGTCACCCTCGACGCCGACGGGCAGCACGACCCGGCCGCGGTCCCGGCGATGCTGGCCGCCTCCGCGGCGGATCGCGGCTCGCTCGTGCTCGGCGTGCGGCCGGGGCGGCTGCCGGGCACGCCGCTGCGGTCCGCGGTGGGCCGCTCCGTCTCCGATCGATCGGTCCGGCTGGCCTGCGGCCTCCGCGTGAGCGACAGCCAGACCGGGATGCGGGTGTACCCGCTGGCGGCGGTCGTGCGGGCGGGATGCACGGCCTCCCGCTTCGGCTTCGAGACCGAGGTGATCGTGCGCTGCCACCGGCTGGGGGTGCGGGTGGTCGAGGTGCCGGTGGGGGGGCGGTACGCGGTGGCGACCGGTCGCGTGACGCACTTCCGGCCGGTGGCCGATTCGCTCCGTGGATTGCGTCTGCACGCCCGTCTGGTGGCCGAGCGGCTGCGGGGGGCGGGACGGCGCGCGGCGGACACGCCCGCGGCGACTTGA
- a CDS encoding chorismate transformation enzyme, FkbO/Hyg5 family, with protein sequence MEEPRREHAPTPPAWASRGAAWESAFPGLRSLQPAPGHSLVEAVAPAADTADPAGLQDATRLAYRRLLRRAADARLAPLRFWNYVPGITEPAGDAAHRYMVFNAGRAAGMAEAGFAGRRVAASAVGFPGDADAPRLTVQMLAGPAPAEPAENPRQVPAWRYSDRFGDVPPAFARAARLPASAGFLPGALLLAGTASVVGEESLHPGDLAAQAAETCTNLAVLLAAGAGRALAPGAAGGEEDVHLARLRDLRVYVKRAADLPAVGRMLQARCPAASVSLMHAEICRPELLLEAEGVSSERLAEA encoded by the coding sequence ATGGAGGAACCCCGCCGAGAACACGCCCCGACGCCGCCCGCTTGGGCGTCGCGGGGCGCCGCCTGGGAGAGCGCCTTCCCCGGCCTGCGCTCCTTGCAGCCCGCCCCCGGCCACAGCCTCGTCGAGGCGGTGGCCCCCGCGGCGGACACCGCCGACCCGGCCGGCCTGCAAGACGCCACCCGCCTCGCCTACCGGCGCCTGCTGCGCCGGGCCGCCGACGCCCGCCTCGCCCCGCTGCGGTTCTGGAACTACGTGCCGGGCATCACCGAGCCCGCGGGCGACGCCGCTCACCGGTACATGGTCTTCAACGCCGGGCGCGCCGCGGGGATGGCCGAGGCGGGCTTTGCCGGCCGCCGCGTCGCCGCCTCCGCCGTCGGCTTCCCCGGGGACGCCGACGCCCCCCGCCTCACCGTCCAGATGCTCGCCGGCCCCGCCCCCGCCGAGCCCGCGGAGAACCCCCGCCAGGTGCCCGCTTGGCGGTACTCCGACCGCTTCGGCGACGTGCCCCCCGCCTTCGCGCGGGCGGCCCGGCTGCCGGCCTCGGCGGGGTTCCTGCCCGGCGCCCTCCTCCTCGCCGGCACCGCCAGCGTCGTCGGCGAGGAGAGCCTGCACCCCGGCGACCTCGCCGCCCAGGCCGCCGAGACCTGCACCAACCTCGCCGTGCTGCTCGCCGCGGGGGCCGGCCGTGCCCTCGCCCCGGGGGCCGCCGGCGGCGAGGAGGACGTCCATCTCGCCCGGCTCCGGGACCTGCGCGTCTACGTGAAGCGTGCGGCGGACCTGCCCGCGGTCGGCCGGATGCTCCAGGCTCGCTGCCCCGCGGCGTCGGTGTCGCTCATGCACGCGGAGATCTGCCGCCCCGAGCTGCTGCTGGAGGCGGAAGGCGTCTCCAGCGAGCGGCTCGCCGAGGCCTGA
- a CDS encoding iron dependent repressor, metal binding and dimerization domain protein: protein MAHSHTPEAHAKIRRDHAQETAEDYVEAVADLVAERGTCRVVDLAERFGVSHVTTLRVVKRLVSEDLLKTEPRKPIELTSAGKKLAAACAQRHEAVYRFLRKLGVSKRVAALDAEGIEHHLSKPTLKAMRAFTAG from the coding sequence ATGGCCCACTCCCACACCCCCGAAGCCCACGCCAAGATCCGCCGCGACCACGCGCAGGAAACCGCGGAAGACTACGTGGAGGCCGTCGCCGACCTGGTCGCCGAGCGTGGCACCTGCCGCGTGGTCGACCTCGCGGAGCGCTTCGGCGTCAGCCACGTCACGACGCTGCGGGTGGTGAAGCGGCTCGTCAGCGAGGACCTCCTCAAGACCGAGCCCCGCAAGCCGATCGAGCTGACCTCCGCCGGGAAGAAGCTCGCCGCCGCCTGCGCCCAGCGGCACGAGGCCGTCTACCGCTTCCTCCGCAAGCTCGGCGTGAGCAAGAGAGTGGCCGCCCTCGACGCCGAGGGCATCGAGCACCACCTCAGCAAGCCGACGCTGAAGGCCATGCGAGCCTTCACCGCCGGCTGA
- a CDS encoding metal ABC transporter substrate-binding protein: MPPRSPLRGLLFPTLALLAAALITGCDDTGPAATAGGREDGRTRVVTTFTILQDMAQNVAGEAAVVESITKPGAEIHEYQPTPLDIVKAQDADLVIRNGMGLERWFEKFMGSVADVPSVDLSEGVEPMSIGGGPYDGKPNPHAWMSPSNALIYVENIRKALSDVDPANAETYRTNAEAYAAEIRAIEEPTRQKLAEIPAERRWLVSSEGAFSYLARDNGMKELFLWPVNADAEGTPQQIRRVVDTIRANDIPVAFSESTISDKPMRQVVAESGSRYGGVLYVDSLTDAGGVAPTYLQLLAYNARTIVDGFEEGLE, from the coding sequence ATGCCCCCACGCTCCCCCCTCCGCGGCCTCTTGTTCCCCACCCTCGCCCTGCTCGCGGCGGCGCTGATCACCGGCTGCGACGACACCGGCCCCGCCGCGACCGCGGGCGGCCGCGAGGACGGACGCACGCGGGTGGTGACCACCTTCACCATCCTCCAGGACATGGCGCAGAACGTCGCCGGCGAGGCGGCGGTCGTCGAGTCGATCACCAAGCCCGGCGCCGAGATCCACGAGTACCAGCCGACCCCGCTGGACATCGTCAAGGCCCAGGACGCCGACCTGGTGATCCGCAACGGCATGGGGCTGGAGCGGTGGTTCGAGAAGTTCATGGGCAGCGTCGCCGACGTCCCCAGCGTCGACCTCTCCGAGGGCGTGGAGCCGATGAGCATCGGCGGGGGGCCGTACGACGGCAAGCCCAACCCGCACGCCTGGATGTCGCCGAGCAACGCCCTGATCTACGTCGAGAACATCCGCAAGGCGCTCAGCGACGTCGACCCCGCGAACGCCGAGACCTACCGGACCAACGCCGAGGCCTACGCGGCGGAGATCCGGGCGATCGAGGAGCCGACCCGCCAGAAGCTTGCGGAGATCCCCGCCGAGCGGCGCTGGCTGGTCTCCAGCGAGGGCGCCTTCAGCTACCTCGCCCGCGACAACGGGATGAAGGAGCTGTTCCTCTGGCCGGTGAACGCGGACGCCGAGGGCACGCCGCAGCAGATCCGCCGGGTGGTCGACACGATCCGCGCCAACGACATCCCCGTGGCCTTCAGCGAGAGCACGATCAGCGACAAGCCGATGCGGCAGGTCGTCGCCGAATCCGGCTCCCGCTACGGCGGCGTGCTCTACGTCGACTCGCTGACCGACGCGGGCGGCGTGGCGCCGACCTACCTCCAGCTGCTGGCCTACAACGCGCGGACGATCGTCGACGGCTTCGAGGAAGGCTTGGAGTGA